Proteins from one Oenanthe melanoleuca isolate GR-GAL-2019-014 chromosome 1, OMel1.0, whole genome shotgun sequence genomic window:
- the LOC130250579 gene encoding inhibitor of apoptosis protein-like → MNIVEDSPFLASIMRQSALCDELKYDLSCELYRMSTFSTFPMNTPVSERSLARAGFYYTGVQDKVKCFSCGLTLDNWQPGDNAMEKHKQLYPSCSFVQRMLSVNNLGLSSRSAFSPSVVNSLSPSLRSIALSPSLEQVGYFSGSFSSFPQDPVTTRAVEDLPFLSPKLHNPLMRTEDARLRTFHSWPLTFLSPTDLAKAGLYYLGTADKVACFTCGGQLCNWEPKDNAVSEHRRHYPNCPFVENLIRDQQSFNVSNVSMQTHEARVKTFINWPTRIPVQPEQLADAGFYYVGRNDDVKCFCCDGGLRCWESGDDPWIEHAKWFPRCEYLLRVKGREFVNQIQARFPHLLEQLLSTSDPPVDENLDPPIIRFEPGESHSEDGIMMNTPVVKAALEMGFSRRLIKQTVQSKILATGENYKTVNDLVSDLLVAEDEKIEEEKEKQLEEVASDDLYLIQKNRMALFQRLTCVLPILGSLLSAKVITELEHDVIKQKTQIPLQARELIDTILVKGNEAASIFRNCLRDCDPELYKDLFVEKTIKYVPTEDVSGLPMEEQLRRLQEERTCKVCMDKEVSIVFIPCGHLVVCKECAPSLRKCPICRGTIKGTVRTFLS, encoded by the exons ATGAACATAGTGGAAGATAGCCCTTTCTTGGCTAGCATCATGAGGCAGAGTGCTCTGTGTGATGAACTGAAGTATGACCTGTCCTGTGAGCTCTACAGAATGTCAACGTTCTCTACTTTCCCCATGAACACGCCGGTGTCCGAGCGGAGCCTTGCCCGGGCTGGGTTTTATTACACGGGTGTGCAAGATAAAGTTAAGTGCTTCAGTTGTGGCTTGACATTGGATAACTGGCAGCCAGGAGATAATGCTATGGAAAAACATAAGCAGCTGTATCCTAGCTGCAGTTTTGTTCAAAGAATGCTTTCAGTTAACAACCTTGGACTGTCATCTCGTTCTGCCTTTTCACCCTCAGTTGTGAACAGTCTCTCACCATCTCTACGTTCCATAGCACTTTCTCCAAGTTTAGAACAGGTGGGATATTTCAGTGGCTCGTTTTCCAGCTTTCCTCAAGACCCAGTAACTACTAGGGCAGTTGAAGACCTTCCATTCTTGAGCCCTAAACTTCACAATCCTCTTATGAGGACAGAAGATGCTAGGCTACGCACCTTTCACTCATGGCCACTGACGTTTCTTTCACCCACTGATCTGGCAAAGGCTGGACTTTATTACTTGGGGACAGCAGACAAAGTTGCTTGTTTTACCTGTGGTGGTCAGCTGTGTAATTGGGAACCAAAAGATAATGCCGTGTCAGAGCATCGGAGACACTATCCCAACTGCCCTTTTGTGGAAAACCTTATCCGTGACCAGCAGAGTTTCAATGTTTCAAATGTGAGCATGCAGACCCATGAAGCACGTGTTAAAACATTCATAAATTGGCCCACCAGAATTCCAGTTCAGCCTGAGCAGCTTGCAGATGCTGGCTTTTACTATGTAG gtcGCAACGATGACGTGAAGTGTTTTTGCTGTGATGGTGGATTAAGGTGCTGGGAATCTGGAGATGATCCATGGATTGAGCATGCAAAGTGGTTTCCAAG GTGTGAATATCTGCTTCGTGTAAAAGGGAGAGAGTTTGTAAATCAAATTCAGGCCAGATTTCCCCATCTCCTTGAACAG CTCTTGTCGACCTCTGATCCACCTGTAGATGAAAACCTTGACCCTCCAA TTATTCGTTTTGAACCTGGAGAGAGCCATTCAGAAGATGGAATCATGATGAACACACCTGTGGTTAAAGCTGCCTTGGAGATGGGATTCAGTAGAAGGCTAATAAAGCAAACAGTGCAAAGTAAAATCTTGGCCACTGGAGAAAACTACAAGACTGTTAATGATCTTGTGTCTGATCTGCTCGTGGCTGAAGATGAGAAGattgaagaagagaaagaaaagcagttggAAGAAGTGGCATCAG ATGATTTGTACTTGATCCAGAAGAATCGAATGGCTTTATTCCAACGTTTAACATGTGTACTCCCAATCCTCGGGAGTTTACTATCAGCTAAAGTGATAACAGAACTCGAGCATGATGTTATTAAGCAGAAGACTCAGATACCATTGCAGGCAAGGGAACTGATAGATACAATTTTAGTGAAAGGAAATGAAGCAGCCAGCATCTTCAGAAACTGTCTACGAGATTGTGACCCTGAGCTCTACAAAGATTTATTTG TGGAGAAGACCATCAAGTATGTTCCCACAGAAGATGTTTCAG GTTTACCTATGGAAGAACAATTAAGAAGATTGCAAGAGGAAAGAACATGTAAAGTTTGCATGGACAAAGAGGTTTCTATTGTTTTTATCCCTTGTGGTCACTTAGTGGTGTGCAAAGAATGTGCACCATCCCTTAGGAAATGCCCTATTTGCAGGGGGACAATAAAGGGTACAGTCCGGACATTTCTTTCATAA